In the Leptotrichia sp. oral taxon 847 genome, one interval contains:
- a CDS encoding TraX family protein: protein MKKLNTNQLKYIALFFMFLDSVFFVFSGFLPSWIHLITRFVAPLFAFFTVEGFYHTRNRKKYMARLWIAAILMQFGNVISFIILGERYQIVDNIFLSLAIGFTIIYFLQKGRSSKKVIYNILGIFLFILGLVFSFVPIVIGNYIMGLEGGIQTLFTMISFWAFYGNRKKQVITFLILNMLYIPLFTPSLNPAKYPNLRAWFDSFCYNSDGLTFLFLPFIFLYNGKKGSKAPIHKWFFYIFYPLQFWILNILAFFLKIRS, encoded by the coding sequence ATGAAAAAATTAAATACAAATCAGTTGAAATATATTGCTTTATTTTTTATGTTTTTAGACTCAGTATTTTTTGTATTTTCAGGATTTTTACCATCTTGGATTCATTTAATCACAAGATTTGTGGCACCATTATTTGCATTTTTTACAGTGGAAGGCTTTTATCATACAAGAAACCGTAAAAAATATATGGCAAGATTGTGGATAGCCGCTATTTTGATGCAATTTGGAAATGTAATTTCATTTATCATACTAGGAGAAAGATATCAAATAGTAGATAATATTTTTTTAAGTCTTGCGATTGGATTTACAATAATTTATTTCTTGCAAAAAGGGAGAAGTAGTAAAAAAGTAATTTATAATATTTTAGGAATTTTTCTTTTTATTTTGGGATTGGTATTTTCTTTTGTTCCGATTGTAATTGGAAATTATATCATGGGCCTTGAAGGTGGAATACAGACTTTGTTTACAATGATTAGTTTTTGGGCATTTTATGGAAATAGAAAAAAGCAAGTAATAACATTTTTAATTTTGAATATGTTATATATTCCATTATTTACGCCATCGTTAAATCCTGCCAAATACCCTAATTTAAGAGCATGGTTTGATAGTTTTTGCTATAACAGCGACGGTTTAACATTTTTATTTTTGCCATTCATATTTTTATACAATGGAAAAAAAGGAAGCAAGGCACCAATTCACAAATGGTTTTTCTATATTTTTTACCCTTTACAATTTTGGATTTTGAATATTCTTGCATTCTTTTTGAAAATAAGAAGTTAA
- a CDS encoding GNAT family N-acetyltransferase, with amino-acid sequence MKKIEFKIIQNSDYSDEIRNILDEEEMESLVQVKYEKVPNLFESLQKDSEKTPIIVVGIDTENDNLVGVGACSIFKNNIGYLNSFRIKKEYRNKVNFGKAYKMLITEAKKCGVKTVITTILEENKIAQRILTKRRKSMPVYEFYKNIVFFSLKNSRKGDLAVNDEEILNYGNFEIHLKNKANKKYVVMDYKKIYKFLYKFRKVIAFFGYPEMPEINKISNFLYVDFILKDKNADEKKNKNEFRKAVKFIQNKGYNCDFFMIGSYENSFLEKNLNKMKVFKYKSKMYRVFYEKICNCKNNEEIKNEDWEFLLWNL; translated from the coding sequence ATGAAAAAAATAGAATTTAAAATTATTCAAAATAGTGATTACAGCGATGAAATAAGAAATATTCTGGATGAAGAGGAAATGGAATCGCTTGTACAGGTAAAATATGAGAAAGTGCCGAATTTATTTGAATCATTGCAAAAAGATAGTGAAAAGACACCGATTATCGTGGTAGGAATTGATACTGAAAATGACAATCTTGTGGGTGTTGGGGCTTGTTCTATTTTTAAAAATAATATCGGGTATTTAAATTCATTTAGAATAAAAAAAGAATATAGAAATAAAGTTAATTTTGGCAAGGCTTACAAGATGTTAATAACAGAAGCCAAAAAATGTGGAGTAAAAACCGTAATTACGACTATTCTTGAAGAAAATAAAATAGCACAAAGAATCTTGACAAAAAGGCGAAAAAGTATGCCGGTTTATGAGTTTTACAAAAATATTGTATTTTTTAGTTTGAAAAATAGTAGAAAAGGTGATTTGGCAGTAAACGATGAGGAAATTTTAAATTATGGAAATTTTGAAATTCACTTGAAAAATAAGGCCAATAAAAAATATGTTGTGATGGATTATAAAAAAATTTATAAATTTTTGTATAAATTTAGAAAAGTGATAGCATTTTTTGGATATCCAGAAATGCCTGAAATTAATAAAATTTCAAATTTTTTGTATGTGGATTTTATTTTAAAGGATAAAAATGCAGACGAGAAAAAAAATAAAAATGAATTTAGAAAAGCTGTAAAATTTATTCAAAATAAGGGCTATAATTGTGATTTTTTTATGATTGGGAGTTATGAAAACTCGTTTTTGGAGAAGAATTTGAATAAAATGAAGGTTTTTAAGTACAAGAGCAAGATGTATAGGGTTTTTTATGAGAAAATTTGTAATTGTAAAAATAATGAAGAAATTAAGAATGAGGATTGGGAATTTTTACTTTGGAATTTGTAA
- a CDS encoding MBL fold metallo-hydrolase, which produces MIEKIKIGLNNLYLFKNKNDEYLLLDTGVHVKKKKILKRIIQKIGEVKKIKVIVLSHSHADHVGNLKILIDAIGDVRVIAHRNSENVLETGRSVIPNGFYPFTEKVSKKLKSKKNFSKNIFPKLEKTDMEKVIFINFLQQERILLSEYSFGNMEIIETKGHSDDSVSLAVFDEKNNEKYLFCGDMVQNLCFKFPLIPLFGKNKEELIENWKKIILDDYDKIFPATGKQVTARDLIRRLGKDEKNRI; this is translated from the coding sequence ATGATAGAAAAAATAAAAATTGGGTTAAATAATTTGTATTTATTTAAAAATAAAAATGATGAATATTTATTGCTAGATACGGGGGTACATGTAAAAAAGAAAAAAATTTTGAAGAGAATAATTCAGAAAATTGGAGAGGTAAAAAAGATAAAAGTGATAGTTCTAAGCCATTCTCACGCTGATCATGTGGGAAATTTGAAAATTCTTATTGATGCAATTGGAGATGTTAGAGTTATTGCACATAGAAATTCTGAAAATGTATTAGAAACAGGAAGAAGTGTTATTCCAAATGGATTTTATCCGTTTACAGAAAAGGTTTCTAAAAAATTGAAAAGTAAAAAGAATTTTAGTAAAAATATCTTTCCAAAATTGGAGAAAACTGATATGGAAAAAGTGATTTTTATTAATTTTTTACAACAGGAAAGGATTTTGCTTTCAGAATATAGTTTTGGGAATATGGAAATTATTGAAACAAAGGGACATTCAGATGATTCGGTTTCTCTTGCAGTTTTCGATGAAAAAAATAATGAGAAATATCTGTTTTGTGGGGATATGGTTCAGAACTTATGTTTTAAATTTCCGTTAATTCCGTTATTTGGGAAGAATAAGGAAGAGTTGATTGAAAATTGGAAAAAGATTATTTTGGATGATTATGATAAAATTTTTCCTGCGACAGGGAAACAGGTTACGGCACGAGATTTGATTAGGAGATTGGGGAAAGATGAAAAAAATAGAATTTAA